One part of the Arachidicoccus terrestris genome encodes these proteins:
- a CDS encoding VOC family protein, with protein MQQSVICLWFDGNAEEAINYYMEIFKDGKVHSKFYTDIAPPRQGKETPLTIEFEMAGIRYMALNGGPSFKFSPATSIMVNCDTQEEIDYYWSHLSEGGQEMECGWLTDRFGISWQIVPAAFSQWLHSKEPGKPDRVMKAMMQMVKLDLEKMKNA; from the coding sequence ATGCAACAGTCTGTTATCTGCCTTTGGTTTGACGGCAATGCCGAAGAGGCGATCAACTACTATATGGAGATATTCAAGGATGGCAAGGTTCATAGCAAGTTCTACACAGATATTGCGCCGCCCAGGCAGGGAAAGGAAACCCCGCTGACCATCGAGTTTGAAATGGCCGGAATCAGGTATATGGCCCTGAATGGCGGACCTTCATTTAAATTCTCTCCGGCTACTTCCATTATGGTCAATTGTGATACGCAGGAAGAAATTGACTATTACTGGTCACACTTGTCCGAAGGCGGCCAGGAAATGGAATGCGGCTGGCTGACCGATAGATTTGGGATCTCCTGGCAAATAGTGCCGGCTGCGTTTAGCCAGTGGTTGCACAGTAAAGAACCCGGTAAGCCAGACCGTGTCATGAAGGCGATGATGCAGATGGTAAAACTGGACCTGGAGAAGATGAAAAATGCCTAA
- a CDS encoding VOC family protein, translating to MQTLSPYLIFDGNAAAAFDFYKSVFGGEFSFKMKASDTPPEEGKKLDPAEADKLMHICLPLANGQMLMASDMIHSVCSGDAQAMIQGNNQFINIRADNEAEARRLFEKLSQGATIQVDMQPTFWGDLFGQLADQFGVQWMINSALEKKEGTPNE from the coding sequence ATGCAAACGCTTAGTCCTTATTTAATTTTTGATGGCAACGCCGCGGCCGCCTTTGACTTTTACAAATCCGTTTTTGGCGGCGAGTTCAGTTTTAAAATGAAAGCTTCAGATACACCGCCTGAGGAGGGTAAAAAACTGGACCCTGCAGAAGCTGATAAATTAATGCACATTTGTCTCCCGCTGGCCAACGGCCAAATGTTAATGGCATCTGACATGATCCATTCCGTTTGTTCTGGTGACGCCCAGGCGATGATCCAGGGCAATAATCAGTTTATCAACATCAGAGCCGATAATGAAGCTGAGGCGCGGCGGCTTTTTGAAAAGTTGTCTCAGGGCGCAACCATCCAGGTCGATATGCAACCAACATTCTGGGGAGACCTGTTTGGGCAACTCGCCGATCAGTTTGGCGTCCAGTGGATGATCAACAGCGCCTTAGAAAAAAAGGAAGGCACTCCAAATGAATAG
- a CDS encoding TonB-dependent receptor, whose product MGRLKDSNLKPIPNATLKLMKASDTAQAKYLISDSIGRFQFTRLTPDTYVIDIQCQGFSSVLKYLSIDPAKDTLDIGTILLADHVNDMETVSVTAVRPVTMNGDTTEFNADAYSLKPDATAGDLINKMDGLEVDKDGNVQSDGEAVPKIYVNGKPFFGDNPAMAIKNLPADAIKKIQVYDAQTDQSKFTGFDDGERIRTINIVTRRKFKGLFGKPSIAGGSRGLNLKTPLYRIDGKAFLYGPEKQLSFIAKTDNVSGAQVGKNHRTKLGGNYRNMIGQKTKVSGSYTYDKNTNNQASESWRQDLYTNDTVFNKHTTRSAWSSEIKHNFSLDWETKFDSTNELYIRPRYSLGHSESTNASNTSIDSAYLDNVVHKNKTTNTSSSDSHQENFSLSTTYNHRFKKRGRSISLDVNIHQNNNDRTRLSQTDLYDFIADSLDLTRRQFLNTSDNQSYRANLDYTEPFGVHHMVQLELNAAYSKSKSDQRTYNYDELTGDYTTIDTTLTNFYGNTYQSTRSTLSYRYHTDYIRLSVGSGVQWGKVNSLNYTKHTDIHQNYVNLYPTASLTYRFSKWRRLRFRYRGRTSQPEVSQMQPIVDNSNPLYIRAGNPDLKQRFNHQVSLEYRNRDSVTSRSVNARVNMEVATNSVVNSIKRLDNGGQFSKPVNINGNYQINAYLGFGIPIRFIPSNLDLQTRINHRHQVSLIDQVKNYTTKIELSETFRWRTNLEKAFDINFSTRPTYNIIHYSVSDRTNGNYFDQKFSFDGTWYTESGWESSAGFDYTLYAGLPEEQQNNSTILNLAVAKFFFDKAAKLTLSVTDLLNQSNGLSFTRSDNYIQQSQTDVFKRYFLLTFSYNLRNLHLGGKDHDNAGSDFNPISRHNRGKRRNS is encoded by the coding sequence ATGGGCCGCCTTAAGGACTCCAACCTGAAACCAATCCCCAATGCGACCCTCAAGCTTATGAAGGCAAGTGACACCGCTCAGGCAAAATATCTGATCTCGGATAGCATAGGGCGTTTTCAATTTACCAGGCTGACACCCGACACCTATGTAATAGATATCCAGTGCCAGGGCTTCTCATCCGTACTCAAATACCTATCCATCGATCCCGCCAAAGACACCCTGGATATAGGCACCATTTTGCTGGCCGATCATGTCAACGATATGGAAACAGTCTCTGTCACCGCCGTTCGGCCTGTTACCATGAACGGTGACACGACGGAATTCAACGCCGACGCCTATTCCCTGAAACCTGACGCCACCGCCGGGGATCTCATAAATAAAATGGACGGTCTGGAAGTTGATAAAGATGGAAATGTCCAATCTGACGGAGAGGCGGTTCCTAAGATTTATGTAAATGGTAAACCCTTTTTCGGGGACAACCCGGCCATGGCCATTAAAAACCTGCCGGCTGATGCGATCAAAAAAATTCAGGTTTACGATGCCCAGACTGATCAAAGCAAGTTTACCGGTTTTGATGACGGTGAACGAATCCGGACCATCAATATCGTGACCCGTCGTAAATTTAAAGGACTTTTCGGCAAGCCCTCTATCGCTGGCGGTAGCAGGGGGCTAAACCTTAAGACGCCACTATACCGCATAGATGGGAAAGCGTTCCTCTATGGCCCGGAAAAACAACTATCCTTTATTGCTAAAACGGACAATGTCAGTGGGGCGCAAGTCGGAAAAAACCACCGCACCAAACTGGGCGGCAATTATCGCAATATGATCGGCCAGAAAACAAAGGTTTCCGGAAGCTATACCTATGACAAAAACACCAACAATCAGGCATCTGAATCCTGGCGGCAGGATTTATACACCAATGATACTGTTTTCAATAAACATACCACCAGGTCTGCCTGGAGCAGCGAAATCAAACATAATTTTTCTCTCGACTGGGAAACAAAATTTGATTCGACAAACGAGCTATACATACGGCCCCGATATAGCCTGGGCCACAGTGAAAGCACAAATGCATCCAATACCAGTATCGACAGCGCCTATCTGGATAACGTTGTCCATAAGAACAAAACGACCAATACCTCCAGCTCCGATAGTCACCAGGAGAATTTTTCGCTATCAACAACGTATAATCACCGGTTTAAAAAGAGGGGGCGTTCCATTTCCCTGGACGTGAATATCCACCAAAACAATAATGACCGTACCCGCCTTAGCCAGACAGATCTATATGACTTTATCGCGGATAGTCTGGATCTGACCAGGCGGCAATTTCTCAACACGTCTGATAACCAGTCATACCGTGCGAATTTAGATTACACAGAACCTTTTGGCGTACACCATATGGTTCAGCTCGAGTTAAATGCGGCCTATTCTAAAAGCAAGTCAGATCAGCGGACCTATAATTACGATGAGCTGACGGGAGACTATACCACGATCGATACAACACTGACCAATTTTTATGGAAATACCTATCAATCGACACGCTCAACCCTCAGCTATCGATATCATACGGATTATATCCGGTTAAGTGTGGGCTCTGGTGTTCAATGGGGAAAAGTCAACAGCCTCAATTATACCAAACACACAGATATTCATCAGAACTATGTAAACCTGTATCCCACTGCGAGTCTGACCTACCGGTTCAGCAAATGGCGGCGTCTGAGGTTCAGATATCGCGGGCGCACCAGTCAGCCGGAGGTGAGCCAGATGCAGCCCATTGTGGATAATTCGAACCCTTTATATATCAGGGCCGGCAACCCGGACCTGAAGCAGCGCTTTAATCACCAGGTTTCTCTCGAATATAGAAACAGAGACAGTGTGACCAGCAGGTCAGTCAATGCCAGGGTCAATATGGAGGTTGCCACAAATAGCGTCGTCAATTCAATTAAAAGGCTGGACAATGGCGGACAATTTTCCAAACCGGTTAATATCAACGGTAACTATCAGATCAACGCTTATCTGGGGTTTGGTATTCCTATCCGGTTTATCCCATCCAATCTGGATCTTCAGACAAGGATCAATCATCGGCACCAAGTCAGCCTGATCGATCAGGTTAAAAATTATACGACGAAAATTGAGCTTTCAGAAACCTTCAGATGGCGGACCAATCTGGAAAAAGCTTTTGATATTAATTTCTCCACCAGGCCGACTTATAACATCATTCATTATTCTGTAAGCGACCGTACCAATGGCAACTATTTTGACCAGAAATTTTCATTTGACGGCACCTGGTACACCGAGTCGGGATGGGAGTCTTCAGCTGGATTCGATTATACATTGTATGCGGGCCTTCCTGAGGAACAACAAAATAACAGCACCATTTTAAACCTGGCGGTGGCTAAATTCTTTTTCGATAAAGCGGCTAAATTGACCTTATCCGTTACGGATCTGCTTAACCAGAGTAATGGCCTGTCTTTTACGCGCTCCGAT
- a CDS encoding Hsp20/alpha crystallin family protein — translation MSTLVKRNYGTLNNLFEEVFGGFPAGNFAKELHVPAVNIKETKEAFELEVAAPGLQKQDFKLNVDDNLLTISYDKQASKEQSGEDTKIHRQEFTNRSFKRTFTLDEKIDADKIVAKYENGILSVTLPKKEEVKITPKSIEIL, via the coding sequence ATGTCAACTTTAGTAAAGAGAAATTATGGCACCCTGAACAATCTGTTTGAAGAAGTATTTGGCGGTTTTCCTGCCGGCAACTTCGCAAAGGAACTGCATGTGCCTGCGGTTAATATTAAAGAAACAAAAGAAGCCTTTGAACTGGAAGTAGCAGCTCCCGGCCTTCAGAAACAAGACTTCAAATTAAATGTGGACGACAATTTACTAACCATCTCTTATGACAAGCAAGCTTCTAAAGAACAGAGCGGTGAAGACACCAAGATCCATCGCCAGGAATTCACCAACAGAAGCTTCAAGAGAACATTCACACTGGATGAAAAAATCGATGCAGATAAAATTGTCGCCAAATATGAAAATGGTATTCTTAGTGTAACGCTTCCCAAGAAAGAAGAAGTGAAGATCACGCCTAAATCCATTGAGATTCTCTAA
- a CDS encoding BrxA/BrxB family bacilliredoxin produces the protein MYPEEIVMPMKAELTDYGFEDLITPQSVDAAIQRPGTTLIVINSVCGCSAGSARPGVLMAVQNSEKKPDYLATSFAGFDGAAVSRLREFLLPYPPSSPSIALFKDGKLVNFIERHMIEGRSAQLIAGALMQAFEEFC, from the coding sequence ATGTATCCTGAAGAAATAGTAATGCCGATGAAGGCGGAGTTGACTGATTACGGTTTTGAAGATTTAATCACTCCGCAGTCTGTGGACGCAGCTATACAGCGCCCCGGTACTACATTGATCGTCATTAATTCTGTATGTGGCTGCTCCGCAGGAAGTGCACGCCCGGGCGTATTGATGGCAGTACAGAATTCTGAAAAGAAGCCCGATTATCTGGCGACGTCGTTTGCCGGTTTTGACGGGGCTGCAGTCAGCAGATTAAGAGAATTCCTTTTACCTTATCCTCCATCGTCACCTTCTATTGCCCTGTTTAAAGATGGCAAACTGGTGAATTTTATTGAAAGACATATGATCGAAGGCAGATCTGCACAGTTGATTGCAGGTGCTTTAATGCAGGCATTTGAAGAATTCTGCTAG
- a CDS encoding GlxA family transcriptional regulator, producing MKHISIIVPERAILASLEGSRQLFTQVNSFCLQNGQPPLFDVQLVGLQRDTKASGGLFTINASQLIGEVVRTDLIIIPAIDGDLQQTVQANAAFVPWIKKHYAAGAEVASLCLGAFLLAETGLLAGRKCATHWLATDEFKQLYPNADLVTEKIITEDKGIYCSGGAFSYLNLILYLIEKYAGRQMALLCAKVFAIEIDRRTQLPFTMFRGQKAHEDQPIKEAQDYIEENFRDKISIDQLCDLVALGRRSFERRFKKATHNTVLEYIQRVKIEAAKQQLELEEKNVSEVMFDVGYIDQKTFRQMFKKVTGLSPAAYKNKFRNFNLLAAVN from the coding sequence ATGAAACACATTTCCATCATCGTCCCGGAGCGGGCCATTCTCGCCAGTCTCGAAGGGTCCAGGCAGCTGTTTACTCAGGTAAATAGCTTTTGCCTGCAAAACGGGCAACCGCCATTATTTGATGTTCAATTGGTTGGACTTCAGCGGGATACCAAGGCTAGTGGCGGCTTGTTTACCATTAATGCCTCTCAGTTGATAGGTGAAGTGGTCCGAACCGACCTTATCATTATTCCCGCTATTGATGGTGATCTACAGCAGACCGTTCAGGCAAATGCGGCATTTGTTCCCTGGATCAAAAAGCATTATGCAGCAGGAGCAGAGGTGGCGAGCCTATGTCTGGGGGCTTTTCTGCTTGCTGAAACCGGACTGTTAGCCGGCAGGAAATGCGCCACTCATTGGCTCGCGACAGATGAATTTAAACAGCTATATCCCAATGCAGATTTAGTGACAGAGAAGATCATTACGGAAGACAAAGGGATTTATTGCAGTGGCGGTGCTTTCTCTTATCTGAATCTTATTTTGTATCTGATTGAGAAATATGCCGGCAGACAAATGGCGCTCTTATGTGCGAAAGTGTTCGCTATCGAGATAGATCGCCGTACCCAGTTACCCTTTACGATGTTTCGGGGACAAAAAGCCCATGAAGACCAGCCTATCAAGGAAGCTCAGGACTATATTGAAGAAAATTTCCGCGATAAGATATCTATTGATCAATTATGCGATCTGGTCGCACTGGGCCGCCGGAGCTTTGAGCGTCGTTTTAAGAAAGCAACCCATAATACGGTTTTGGAATACATCCAACGCGTAAAAATCGAAGCCGCCAAACAGCAATTGGAATTGGAAGAAAAAAATGTAAGCGAGGTCATGTTTGACGTGGGGTATATTGACCAGAAGACCTTCCGGCAGATGTTTAAGAAAGTGACCGGCCTCTCGCCCGCTGCCTATAAAAATAAGTTTCGAAATTTTAATCTGTTAGCAGCGGTCAACTGA